The stretch of DNA AGGGGCGTCCCTACTTCGTCATGGAGTACGTCGAGGGCATCCCGCTGCACGAGTACTGCAACCTGCACCGCCTGACGGTGCGGCAGCGCCTCGAGCTCTTCGGCCATGTGTGCGACGGCGTGCAGCACGCCCACCAGAAGGCCATCATCCACCGCGACCTGAAGCCCTCCAACGTGCTGGTGACGGTGATCGACGGGCAGCCCGTGCCCAAGATCATCGACTTCGGCGTGGCCAAGGCCACCGACTCGTCGGTGTTCGAGAGCACCCTGACCACGAGCGTGGGGCAGCTCGTGGGCACGCCCGAGTACATGAGTCCCGAGCAGGCCGACCTCGACGGGGGCGGCATCGACACGCGCACCGATGTCTACGCCCTCGGCGTGATGCTGTACGAACTGCTGGTGGGCCGCCTGCCCTTCACCAGCGAGGAATTCAAGGAGATGGGCTTCAAGAAGGCCCTGCAGACCATCCGCGAGGTCGAGCCGCCCAGGCCCAGCACGCGGCTGGGCACCATCGCCGACATGCCCGACCAGGCCACCATCGTCGAGCTCGCCGAACGCCGGCGCACCTCGCCGTCGCACCTGCAGCGCGACCTGCGCGGCGACCTCGACTGGATCACCATGAAGGCCATCGAGAAGGAGCGCGACCGGCGCTACGAGACGGCCAACGCCCTGGCCCTGGACATCGGCCGGCACCTGGCCTTCCAGCCGGTGCTCGCCGGACCGCCGTCCACCGCCTACCGCATGCGGAAGTTCGTGCGCCGCAACCGCACCGGCGTGGCCGCCGGCGCCGTGGTCGGCGTGGCGGTCGTGCTCGGCATCTTCGGCACGACGGCGGGACTGATCCGGGCCGTCCGGGCCGAGAAGCAGGCGCGCGTCGAGGCCGAGACCGCCCGCCAGGTCTCCGACTTCCTCGTCGACCTGTTCGAGGTCGCCGATCCGGACCAGGCGCGGGGCAACACCATCACCGCCCGGGAGATCCTGGACAACGGCGCCCGCCGCATCGACGAGGAGCTCGGCGAGCAGCCCCTGACCCAGGCCCGCCTCATGGGCACCATCGGCAAGGTGTACCGCAAGCTGGGCCTCTTCGAGGAGGCCGAGCCCCAGCTCGAGCGCGCCCTGGCCCTCAAGCGGGCGCAGCCCGACGTGGCGGGCCGCGAACTGGCGGTGAGCCTGGCCGAGCTGGCCGACCTCTACATCAGTCTGGCCCGCTACGACGAGGCCGAGACCATGCTCCTGCAGGCCCTGGACCTGATGCAGGGCACCGACCTGGAGAACGGTCTGGAGGTGGCCCAGAGCCTGAACGAACTGGCCAGCGTGTACCGGCGCCAGGGCCAGTACGACAAGGCGCGGCCCCTCTACGAACGGGCCCTGGACCTCCGGGTCGCCCGGCTCGGTCCGGTCGACCCGGAAGTGGCCAGCAGCTACAACAGCCTGGGCATCCTGGCCTTCTTCGACGGCCGCTACGCCGCCGCCGAGCAGTACTACAAGCGGGCGGGCGAGATCTGGGAGCAGGCCTACGGCGAGAACCACGGGGACGTGGCCAAGGCCCTCAACAACCTGGCCCTCCTGTACCACCACCTCGACCGCTACGACGAGGCGGAGCCCGTCTATGAGCGGGCCAACGCCATCTACGCCAAGGTGCTGGGCAAGGAGCACCCGCGCTACGCCCGCGGCCTGAACAACCTCGGCCTGGTGCGCTGCGAGGCGGGGCGCTACGAGGGGGTCGAGGCGCTCTACACCGAAGCCCTGCGCATCCGCGAGAAGGTCTTCGGCGACGAGCATCCCGAGGTGGCCCAGACCCTGGCCAACCTCGCCTTCCTCGATGCCAAACTGGGGCACTTCGTCGCGGCCGATTCGCTGGCGCTGCGGGCCATGACCATCCGCATGGCCGTCTTCGGCCGGGACCATCCGGACGTTGCCTGGAGCTGGCGCAACCTGGGCCTGGTGCGTCTGGAGGAGGAGCGCTACGCCGAGGCCGCCGAGGATCTCCGGACCTGCCTGGACATGCTGTCCCGGGCCCTGGCTCCGGACCACCCGGATCTGGCCGACCCCTACGTGGAGTACGCCCAGGCCCTGCAGGCCCTCGGCAGGACGGCCGAAGCCGATTCGCTGCGGACCCTGGGCGAGAGCCTGCGTCCCGCCGCCGCGGCGCCCCGCTGAGAATCCGCCTCCCGCCTCAAGTCCGGTCCGCATCTGCCGAATGATCAATAAAGGAATCCTTTATTGGGTGATTCGTGTCTGCTTTAGACAAGGTGGGTGCTGTCGATGTTCCGTGTCCGGTCCTTCAAAACCAAGCTGATCGTGGGCGCGATCCTGCTCGCGGCGGTGCCGGGCGTGATCGTGCTCGGCCTGACCGTCCGCTCGCAGGGGCAGGTGGCCGAGGTGGCGGTCGTGGAGTGCTCGAACCTGGGCTACGCGACGCTCGACCATGTGGCCAAGGACGTGCAGCGCATGTGCGACGTGGAACGGCTGGCCACCGGCGTGGCCGACGCGGGTTCGCCCCTGACCATGGGCTCGGCGGAGCTCCGCCGGGCGATCATGGACATCCGCATCGGGGAGACGGGCTACGTCTTCGTGCTGGACGGCGCCGGCCACTACGTGGTCTCCGCCGGCGGCAAGCGCAACGGCGAGTCGATCTGGCAGGCCAAGGACGCCGACGGCGTGCTGTTCATCCAGGAGATCATCCGGAAAGCCAAGGCGGCGCCGCCGGGCGCCATCGTCGAGCAGCGCTATCCGTGGCTGAACAAGGGCGACACCGCGCCGCGGCTCAAGGTGGCCCGGGTCACCTACGTGCCCGAGTGGGACTGGGTCATCGGGGCCGGCGCCTACCTGGACGAGTTCATGGCCGCCGAGCGCCAGATCCGCGCCGCGGGGGCCCGCAGTCTCCGCACCCTGACCGTGGTCATCGGCTGCGCGATGGTCTTCATGGGCCTGGCTGCCTGGATCGGCGGCCGCTACCTGACGACGCCGCTGCTGCGCGCCGCGCGCATGGCCGACGCCGTGGCCGCGGGCGACCTGCGCGGGCGCCTGGGCCTGACCCAGACCGACGAGGTGGGCAGCCTCGGACGCGCCCTCGACCGCATGGCCGACGGCCTGCAGGAGAACGCCGACGTGGCGCGCCACATCGCCGACGGCGACCTGGGCGTCGAGGTGACGCCACGGGGGCCGGAGGACACCTTCGGCCAGTCGCTGCGGGCCATGGCCGGCAGTCTGCGCGACACGGTCGCGGGCATCCAGCACGTGGCCGAGCAGGTGAAGGTGGGCTCGGCCGAGGTGTCGGGTTCGAGCGCCAGCCTGGCCCAGGGCGCCACCGAGCAGGCGGCGGCCCTGCAGCAGATCACCGCCGCCATGGTCGAACTGGGCACGACCGTCGAGCAGAACGCCACCAAGGCCTCCGAAGCCGACCAGCTCACCGACGAGGCCCGCGAAGTGGCGCGGGACGGGGTCGGCCGCATGACCGAGATGACCGGCGCCATGGCCGAGATCAGCACCGCGAGCGAAGCCATCGCCAGCATCATCAAGGTGATCGACGACATCGCCTTCCAGACCAACCTGCTGGCCCTGAACGCCGCCGTGGAAGCGGCGCGCGCGGGCAAGCACGGACGCGGTTTCGCCGTCGTCGCCGAGGAGGTGCGCAACCTGGCCGGACGCAGCGCGAAGGCGGCCCGCGAGACGGCCGAGCTGATCAACGGCACCCTGGACAAGGTGGGCCGCGGCACCGACATCGCCGACCGCACGGCCGAGTCCCTCGCCGGCATCCTGGAGTCGGTGACCCGCTCGAGCGACCTCGTGGCGGCCATCGCCGCGGCCAGCCGCGAACAGAGCGCCGGCATCGCCGAGGTGAGCAACGGCCTGCGTCAGATCGACCAGGTGACCCAGCAGACCAGCGCCAACAGCGAGGAAACGGCGGCGGCGGGCCAGGAGCTCGCGGGCCTCGCGGCCTCGCTCAACGACCTCGTCTCGCGGTTCCAGCTCCAGGACGGCGGCCGTCCGGCAGCCCCCATGGCGGGCGTGCACGCCGAAGAGGGCTTCGAGGCGCCCGCCTGGAGCTGACGCCGATCCGCACCCCCCTGCCGCGGCCGGGCGCTGCCCGGCCGCGGCGTTTTTCCCTGTGACCACGGATTGACAGGATCGGCCCGGGCTCCGTATGATGCGGGGGGCCGCGCGTGGGGGTGCGGCCGTCACGCCGCCATGGCCACCGAAGGGGGAAGACCGGTGCCGTCACGGAAGACCCTGAATGCAGCGACGTTCCTGATCCTGGCCTTCGCCGCCCTGCTCGGCGCCACGACGGGGTGGGCCGCGCCGCCCGAGCGCGCGCCCCAGGTGGGCAAGCACATGCGGGCCGCCCACCAGGCCGGCGAGGATCTGGCCCGGGGCGACCTGGCGGCCATGGAAGCCTCCCTCGATGCCGGGTACCGCGAGCTGGCGCTGATGCTCGAGTCCTACCATCCCGATCCCCAGACCAATGCCTACCTGCGCCGCCGGGGCTGGGACCAGCTCGTCTGGACCCAGCTCATGTACCGCCTGCTGGCGGTGCGCGACGGCCTGTGCGACGACGAACTGGTCTTCGCCGAGCGCGTGGCTCTGGACCGCGTCGCCGCCACGAGCCTGGCCACCGTCGAAACCACCGTCGCCCGCATCGACTTCCTGCTCGAGGCGCGCACACGGATGGGGCTCGAGGCGGAGATCGACAGCTTCGCCGAGGGCCTGCTGGCCGAGAGCGTCTCGTCGCCGGATTACCGGGAACTGCTGGCCAGTTTCCACCAGCGCTTCGACCGGCGCCGCGCGGCGGTCATGGCCCGGATCGCGTCCGGCGAGCACGAGGGCATCGTCGATCCGGCGGCCCTGCCGGCCGGCACCCGCCAGGCCCAGGTGTACCAGGAGCACAAGCGGCGTCTCGAAGGCGAGGGCCGGCTCGACGAGATCCTGACCCGCCTCGCCGAAGCCGACCCCAGCGAGATCCAGCGCCTGGCCGTCACCGCCCGCACCGCCGACACGGCGGCCGGGCGCGACGCCGCGCGCAACGAGCTGGTGCTGCAGCTGCTGCTCGTCGAGACCTCCCTCGACGCCTCCGAGCACGACGCTTCCCTGGCCGACATGTTCGAGTACTTCGACAGCTGGGGGCACACCGCGTTCGAGAGCTGTGGCGCCCGTCCCGACGACTTCCAGGACGCCATGTCCCTGATCTACACCGCGCGCCGGCAGCTCGCCCGCCACTTCGGACCCGACGATCTGCGCAGCCTGTACTCGCTGGCCGAAACGGCGCGGGGGCTGGTGGCGGAGGGAGCCCGGACGGACTAGCGCGAGCCGCGCCCGACCGCAGCGTGGCGGCCTCGCCGAACGGCGCATGGACGACGCGTTCGTCGAACCGCGCGGCGTGGTGCCGGTCATGGGCATGACCTTCCGCAGTCGTCGCCTGTTCGGCTACGCCCCGCGCCCTCCGTCGATTTCCCGCTACGGGTGCCCCAGCACCACGATCTGCCCCTGCACCGTCACGTCCGTCCACTGGCCGTTGCCGTTCGGGTCGCGCCCGGGCGAGTCGATCGAGATCGCATCCAGCACCAGCGAGATCCCCGTGACCTCGGCCCCGGCGAAATCGGGTTCCTGATCGGCAAGGACGCCGCCCGCGAAGGATGTCTCCTCGTCGGAGCGCGTGATGGCGCTCGCGCCGCCGAGGGGCGCCCGGCGGAAGGCGACACCGTCGTTCGTGCCGTTGGTGAGCAGCAGCACCGCCTGCGCGAATTCGGGATGCTCGCCCGGATCGATGGCGATCGTCCGGCCGGCGTCGGCGTTGGTGACCGTCACGTCGAAGAGGGCGAAGTCGGCCCCGTCCGGCCCCACGTGGAACGACACGGACGCGGCGTCGGCCACGTTCGGGCTGCCCACGCCGGCGTTGAACGAGAAGTAGGCCAGGGCCTCGGGCGTGGGAGCGGGCGCGGGGGGCGCCGCCGGGTCGTCGTCGCCGCAGCCCGCGAACGGGGCGAGGAGCGGAAGGAGGAACAGGGTGGTAAGGAAACGGGCGCGGCGCATGGGCGCTCCTGTCGCTGGGGGTGGATCGGGGATGAGCGGTGGCGGCGGCATGCGCCGGCGGTCCCTTCAACCTAACCGCAGTCGGCCCGGGCGCCAAACCGGGTTCGCCGGCCGCCGCGCCGGGAGCGGCCCGGGATCACGCCCGAAGCCGCCTGCCGGCGCCCCCTGCCGGCGCCGGGCCGGGAACCGCTGGCCGCCGGCCGGATTCGGCCTACCTTGGGGATTCCCCCGCCGGACCCGCACCGAGGAGTCGCCATGATCCCCCATCTCTCCCGACGTGCCTTCCTGGCCGCCGTGCCGCCGCTGTGCGCCGCGCCTGCCCTCCTGGTCACCGGCCCCGCCCGGGCCGACGACGTCGCATCGGATCCGGCGGGTGTCCCGGCCGGCTACCCCGCCCAGGATCCGGACCGGGTCCGGGCCATCGTCGGCGCTTCGCACGGCAGCCTCGACAAGGTGCGCGAACTGCTCGCCGAGAGCCCCGAACTGGCCAAGGCGGCCTGGGACTGGGGCTACGGCGACTGGGAAACCGCCCTCGGCGCCGCGTCCCACACGGGCAACCGGCCCATCGCCGAGCTGCTGATCGCCCACGGCGCGCGCCCGGACCTCTTCACCTTCGCCATGCTCGGCCACCTCGACGTGGTGCGCGCCTACGTCGCGGCGCAGCCCGGCATCCAGGGCGTGCCGGGACCCCACGGCCTGACCCTGCTCCACCACGCGCGCCGCGGCGGGCCGGATGCGGCGGCGGTGGTGGCCTTCCTCGAGGAGGTGGGGGGCGCCGATCCGCGGCCCGTCACCGTGCCGCTGGCGGCGGCCGCGCGCGACGGCTGCGTCGGCGACTACGCCTTCGGCCCCGGCGCCGGGGAACTCCTCGCCGTGACCGCCAAGGACGACGGCCTGGCCATCAAGCGCCTGCCCGACGGGTCCAGCCGCGGGCTGCATCATCTCGGCGACCGGGTGTTCCACCCCGCCGGCGCCCCGGCGGTGCGGATCGCGTTCATGGGCGGGTCGGATCGGGCCGCCACCGTCCGCATCGACGACGGGTCCCGCATCGTGGAGGCCCGCCGACTCAGCGACCCAGCCGGCCGGTGACCTTCAGGACGAGGATGAACGCGCACAGCAACCCGAAAAAGCCGCAGACGCGGCGGGCGGTGACGCCGTCGCCGTCCTGGTCGATCCACCAGACGCGGCGCGAGGCGCGGGGGTAGAGGACGCCGCAGAGCGTGGCGCCCACGAGGCAGACGATGGTGACGGGGTCGAGGTGGGGCATGGCCGGATCGTAGCACGGCGGGCCGGACGCGGGAACCCCGTCCGAACGGAGTCTCCGCCCGCGGCGGCCTGCAACCCGGGGCCGCGATCCTGCGTTCTTACCGCTCGCCTCGCCTTCTGCCGCCCCGGACCCGGAGTCTGACCATGCGAATCGTTCTGCCTGTCCTCCTGCTGACCTTCTGCTGCGCCGCCAACGCACCGGCCATCGTGATCCGGCACGACCGGGAAGACGCCCGCTATCGCGCCCTGGCCGACGGGCACCCCGAGGTGGGGCGGATCGGGGCCGGGATGGGCACCCTCGTGGCTCCGTGCTGGGTCGTGACCGCGGGCCACGTGGCCGAGCAGGTCCTCGGCGGCGGGGAGGTGGTCTTCGGCGAGCGGGCCGTCCCCGTCGCCCGGGTGTTCATCCACCCGGACTACGCCGTCGAGGGGCGGCACCGGGACCTGGCGCTCGTCGAACTGGCCGCGCCGGTCGCGGACATCGCGCCGGCCCGGCTGTACGGCCGCGACGACGAGACGGGCCGGCAGATCCTCTTTGTCGGCGACGGGCAGACCGGCGACGGCCGCACCGGTCCCGCGCCCGGCCCCCGCATCCGTCGCGGCGCCCACAACGTCGTCACGGATGCGACACCGGGCTGGCTCCACTTCGCCTTCGATGCCCCGCCGCAGGGCGCCGACCTGGAGGGCATCAGCGGCCCCGGCGACAGCGGCGGCCCGGCGCTGCTGCGGCGCGACGACGCGCTGTGGGTCCTGGGCGTCAGCGCCTACAACGACGGCGGCGCCCTCTGCACCTACGGGACGAACGAACACTACGCCCGCGTCTCGGACGAGCGCGCCTGGTTGGACGGCGTCATGGCCGGAACCGTCACGACGACGAGCGAACGGCGCCTGCTCCGCCATGAGGTCGACGCCGACGGCAACGACACGGTGGCGTCCGAGGAGATCCGGGACGTCCCGTTGTCGCCGGCCGACGGCGAGCGGGCCGCCGCCGTGACGCGGGCGCTCATCGCGGCCCTCAACGCCGCGGACGGGACCGCCTTCGGGCGCCCGTTCAGCGCGGCGTACCTGGAGCGCGAAGGCGCCGCGGGGCTGGCGGGCATGCTGGAATTCGTGAGCGGGTCGCGGGCCGTCCACGGCGACATCGTGTCGCTGCACCCGGTGGGGGCGACCGCGCTGGCGGTCGGGTCGGCGGGACGGGTCATGATCCCGGTCGTCTGGCACATGGCGGACGGCATGGGGGGCTACTTCGGTCTGGTCCTCGACGGCGCCGGGCGCATCGACGAGTTCTCGCTCTTCGTGAGGCGGGGGGTCTGTCGGGCCGGCGGCGAATGCGAGGAAGCTGTCCCGATTGCCGAATAGAAAGGCGCCCCCACCACGGGCGGGGGCGCCTTTCCGTCTTCTCCCGACCGGCTAACCCTTGAAGGCCGCCTTCACGAACTCGCGCCGCATGCGGGCGATGTTCTGGATCGAGATCTCCTTCGGGCACACGGCCTCGCACTCGCCGTGGTTCGAGCAGTCGCCGAAGCCCTCGCTGTCCATCTGCTCGACCATGCGCAGCGCGCGGCGCGTCCGCTCGGCGTCGCCCTGGGGCAGCCAGCTGAACTGGCTGATCTTGGCGCTGACGAAGAGCGAGGCCGACCCGTTGGGGCAGGCCGCCACGCAGGCGCCGCAGATGCCCTCGCGGCAGTCGTTGTCGAGCTCGACCGCCTCCTCGCCCTTCTTCACCAGCTGCTCGTTCAGGATGTCGAGATACGCGGAGACACCGAAGGCAGCGACCTGAAGAAGGCGATGTAGTCCGCCAGGACGTTGGGCTTCGTCTTGAAGCCGTCGGCGCCCAGTTGCGTGGCCCGCTCGATGTCCTGCGACCGGTCAGAATTCGTGAGCATCACGATCACCGGGATCTCGAGGAACGCCTCGCGGGAGCGGACCGTCTCGAGCACCTCGAAACCGTTCATGCCCGGCATATTGATGTCCAGCAGCACGACCAGCGGCATGGGCGCGCTGCCCGCCCCGATCTCTTCGAGGTGGGCGAGGAAGCGGGTTCCGGACTCGAAGACGATGAACTCGTGCGGCAGCTCCGACAACTTGTGGCACTGCCGGGCGACCACGGCGTCTATAGAGCTGTCGTCGACCATGATGACTGGAGGCAGGCCTCCGGCGGTTCCGGTTGTTGCGTCGGACATGGTTTCCCTCCCAGGGTGAAGTGGATGGAGACGTGGTCGCGTCCGGTTTCGGCCCAGATGCGGCCGCCGTGACGTTCGACGATCCGGCGCGACACGGCGAGGCCGAAGCCGCGGCCGGAATGCTCCGGGTCCAGGCGGTTGAATGGGGCGAAGATCCCCGCCAGCTTCTGCGGCGGGATGGTCGAGCCGGTGTTGCGGACCCCGATCACCGGCTCGTCCCCGGACGTGTCGACGGTGATGTCCAGGGCGAAGGGCCGCCTGCCGGTGAATGCGAAAGCGTTGTCCACGATGTTCGTCAGCAGGATCTCGACGAGGCCGGCGAACGCCGGCAGCTCGGGCAGTCCGCCGACGCGCACGGCGACCGGCC from bacterium encodes:
- a CDS encoding response regulator, coding for MSDATTGTAGGLPPVIMVDDSSIDAVVARQCHKLSELPHEFIVFESGTRFLAHLEEIGAGSAPMPLVVLLDINMPGMNGFEVLETVRSREAFLEIPVIVMLTNSDRSQDIERATQLGADGFKTKPNVLADYIAFFRSLPSVSPRISTS
- a CDS encoding serine/threonine protein kinase, which produces LDGAAAVDGDASGAPDRRPGGADRERPVTQPAVVRAGRGRELGRVGPYRLVRQIGEGGMGLVYEAEQLHPIRRKVALKMVKRGLDTAEFISRFESERQALAMMDHPCIARVFDAGATDQGRPYFVMEYVEGIPLHEYCNLHRLTVRQRLELFGHVCDGVQHAHQKAIIHRDLKPSNVLVTVIDGQPVPKIIDFGVAKATDSSVFESTLTTSVGQLVGTPEYMSPEQADLDGGGIDTRTDVYALGVMLYELLVGRLPFTSEEFKEMGFKKALQTIREVEPPRPSTRLGTIADMPDQATIVELAERRRTSPSHLQRDLRGDLDWITMKAIEKERDRRYETANALALDIGRHLAFQPVLAGPPSTAYRMRKFVRRNRTGVAAGAVVGVAVVLGIFGTTAGLIRAVRAEKQARVEAETARQVSDFLVDLFEVADPDQARGNTITAREILDNGARRIDEELGEQPLTQARLMGTIGKVYRKLGLFEEAEPQLERALALKRAQPDVAGRELAVSLAELADLYISLARYDEAETMLLQALDLMQGTDLENGLEVAQSLNELASVYRRQGQYDKARPLYERALDLRVARLGPVDPEVASSYNSLGILAFFDGRYAAAEQYYKRAGEIWEQAYGENHGDVAKALNNLALLYHHLDRYDEAEPVYERANAIYAKVLGKEHPRYARGLNNLGLVRCEAGRYEGVEALYTEALRIREKVFGDEHPEVAQTLANLAFLDAKLGHFVAADSLALRAMTIRMAVFGRDHPDVAWSWRNLGLVRLEEERYAEAAEDLRTCLDMLSRALAPDHPDLADPYVEYAQALQALGRTAEADSLRTLGESLRPAAAAPR
- a CDS encoding 4Fe-4S dicluster domain-containing protein, encoding MLNEQLVKKGEEAVELDNDCREGICGACVAACPNGSASLFVSAKISQFSWLPQGDAERTRRALRMVEQMDSEGFGDCSNHGECEAVCPKEISIQNIARMRREFVKAAFKG
- a CDS encoding trypsin-like serine protease, coding for MRIVLPVLLLTFCCAANAPAIVIRHDREDARYRALADGHPEVGRIGAGMGTLVAPCWVVTAGHVAEQVLGGGEVVFGERAVPVARVFIHPDYAVEGRHRDLALVELAAPVADIAPARLYGRDDETGRQILFVGDGQTGDGRTGPAPGPRIRRGAHNVVTDATPGWLHFAFDAPPQGADLEGISGPGDSGGPALLRRDDALWVLGVSAYNDGGALCTYGTNEHYARVSDERAWLDGVMAGTVTTTSERRLLRHEVDADGNDTVASEEIRDVPLSPADGERAAAVTRALIAALNAADGTAFGRPFSAAYLEREGAAGLAGMLEFVSGSRAVHGDIVSLHPVGATALAVGSAGRVMIPVVWHMADGMGGYFGLVLDGAGRIDEFSLFVRRGVCRAGGECEEAVPIAE
- a CDS encoding cache domain-containing protein, translating into MFRVRSFKTKLIVGAILLAAVPGVIVLGLTVRSQGQVAEVAVVECSNLGYATLDHVAKDVQRMCDVERLATGVADAGSPLTMGSAELRRAIMDIRIGETGYVFVLDGAGHYVVSAGGKRNGESIWQAKDADGVLFIQEIIRKAKAAPPGAIVEQRYPWLNKGDTAPRLKVARVTYVPEWDWVIGAGAYLDEFMAAERQIRAAGARSLRTLTVVIGCAMVFMGLAAWIGGRYLTTPLLRAARMADAVAAGDLRGRLGLTQTDEVGSLGRALDRMADGLQENADVARHIADGDLGVEVTPRGPEDTFGQSLRAMAGSLRDTVAGIQHVAEQVKVGSAEVSGSSASLAQGATEQAAALQQITAAMVELGTTVEQNATKASEADQLTDEAREVARDGVGRMTEMTGAMAEISTASEAIASIIKVIDDIAFQTNLLALNAAVEAARAGKHGRGFAVVAEEVRNLAGRSAKAARETAELINGTLDKVGRGTDIADRTAESLAGILESVTRSSDLVAAIAAASREQSAGIAEVSNGLRQIDQVTQQTSANSEETAAAGQELAGLAASLNDLVSRFQLQDGGRPAAPMAGVHAEEGFEAPAWS